The following are encoded in a window of Urocitellus parryii isolate mUroPar1 chromosome 7, mUroPar1.hap1, whole genome shotgun sequence genomic DNA:
- the LOC113196374 gene encoding uncharacterized protein LOC113196374: protein SGRRRQKTKRSPPTQKRPPQKPRRLLTQDRGEEQSSRVQKGRCQLHTAQMTQTEPPEAIATKTEQTTQRAKEFKSPVAAHPAWSGADARSQSMTDENLLPLTPRQLTAFQDIFKLFSCSPTGTVDMHSMKIALRNVGIQLGPQEMCEALRLADLDGDGIVSFKDFLGVLTDNHYVAQCMRQVRNRRVCDPKSLKTLFIEILFKLLSQGFVPSKSAQEVMSYYVKKQRALQLSPGCRGRARGQGRSSRAHAGLNFFCQAARVSGLSNTELARSLHTLCKPSARNPYSQIPKLAGRMRPECRTRSRIPGPPDIRLPKPHQPGRSKLLPNLGPLSPGSLRPPAGYVDESLEQIGLSKRALSPATLVQKQPFSPSPASLQKQAVKSLYK, encoded by the exons TCAGGCAGAAGAAGGCAGAAGACCAAGAGATCCCCACCCACACAGAAAAG GCCTCCACAGAAGCCTCGAAGGCTGCTCACACAAGATCGAGGTGAGGAGCAGTCCAGCAGGGTGCAGAAAGGGAGGTGTCAGCTGCACACTGCCCAAATGACCCAGACAGAGCCACCAGAAGCCATAGCCACAAAGACTGAGCAGACTACACAGAGGGCAAAAGAATTCAAGAGCCCTGTGGCTGCCCACCCAGCTTGGTCAGGAGCAGATGCCAGATCTCAGAG CATGACAGACGAGAATCTCCTGCCCCTGACACCCCGGCAGCTGACAG CCTTCCAGGATATCTTCAAACTGTTCAGCTGCAGCCCAACAGGCACCGTGGACATGCACAGCATGAAAATTGCCCTGCGCAATGTGGGTATCCAACTGGGCCCTCAGGAGATGTGTGAGGCTCTTCGGCTGGCAGACTTGGATG gtgATGGAATCGTAAGCTTCAAAGACTTCCTGGGTGTCCTCACTGACAACCATTACGTGGCTCAATGCATGC GGCAAGTGAGAAACCGTCGGGTCTGTGACCCCAAGAGCCTAAAGACCCTGTTCATAGAGATCCTGTTCAAGCTGCTTAGCCAGGGCTTTGTGCCCTCCAAGTCCGCACAGGAGGTGATGAG CTACTACGTCAAGAAGCAGAGGGCTTTGCAGTTGAGCCCGGGCTGTAGGGGTCGGGCCCGCGGCCAGGGCCGGTCGTCGCGCGCCCACGCTGGCCTCAACTTCTTCTGTCAGGCGGCGCGCGTCAGCGGCCTCTCCAACACGGAGCTAGCGCGCTCGCTGCACACACTGTGCAAACCGA GTGCGCGCAACCCCTACTCTCAGATACCCAAACTGGCCGGGCGGATGCGGCCAGAATGCAGGACGCGGAGCCGAATCCCCGGCCCCCCCGACATCCGCCTTCCCAAGCCCCACCAGCCCGGCCGCTCCAAGCTCCTGCCCAACCTGGGACCGCTCAGCCCAG GCTCCCTCCGCCCTCCCGCAGGGTACGTGGACGAGTCGCTGGAGCAAATAGGCCTCTCAAAGCGGGCTCTGTCCCCTGCGACTCTAGTGCAGAAGCAACCCTTCTCCCCTTCACCAGCCTCTTTGCAGAAACAAGCTGTGAAGAGCTTGTACAAGTAA